The Humulus lupulus chromosome 7, drHumLupu1.1, whole genome shotgun sequence region ATAGAGGGAAAATCAGAGAgtcgaagagagagagagagagagagagagagagagagagagagagagagagagagagagagagagaattatcattttttttttaagaaaaagataagaaATTTTTTAGTTCTTGCACTTAGGAAATTCTAGGTGGTATTGCACATTCTAAAATCATTCTAGACGAGGAAATAAACCTTTTGAGTGTGGGAGAAATAATTATAAGGTCCCAGATCatgattcaccatttttatccaagaaaatgcatGTTCTTGGATAGTTTCAGATTTGATGGTTTTTAAGAGTGTATGGTGTGTGTGGTTGGTAACAAAAAATCTTAGGGGACCCCAAGAATCACTTTGAACATGAAGAAACAGGCTGAAATAGTCCAAAGCAAGAAAACTAATTTTTGAGCTCCGTTATTGGCGGCACACTGGAATTGGAGAAGAAGACATCGATCTGAGGAGCTACGAGAAAGTTCTTGggctagggtttttttttttttttttaaggtgcTGGACACGAGGGAATCACATTCCAAGCAAAAGAAGGGTGAGAATGTAGCCAAAAAGAAACCCTAGGGTCGTCGGCGCCAACTCCAACGAAGCTCCCGCGAAGCCCAATCTGTGCACTTGTGGAGGTTTTCTTCTCAATTTTTTGGTTTTCAAATCTCTATGATTTTTTTTGATGTTTGGCGATGTttgagaattttttgatattttcttgaattattgtgaattatttgatttattttaggAAATAAATATGAAAAATACCTAGACTACACAGAAAAATCTAGGAATAATTTTAAAAGACTTGTGAATGATATTAAACTATTATGGAATGATCAGATTGAATCTTCAATAGATTTTGTAATTTTCTTGAATTTATTGAATTATTTCTTAagataattatgaaaaatacatAAGTTACTCTAAAATGATAGGGATAATTTGAAATGAGTTATTTATTGATAAGAATCTGTTATGGAACTATAGattaagtgcttgaatgtttttggtaatttttataattatttcatGTAAATCTAAGATTATATATGGAAATTACATAAATAATTTTTTGGtcactatttttatttttggtgATGTTGTTTACTCATATTACCTATCTGGAATTGGAAGTTTCTGTTTGAACTTAGTaatgatttttaaatttatttttggtaagtaaataataaatggagtataaaattaatataattatgttaaGTGGTAATTGAGTGTTTCTTACCATTTTGTCactgtttatatgattttttagAATCATGCTAGGTTGTTGTGTGAACATATGATAAtttcttgatatttttttttttgatcaagaagaaaagaaaagcttcATTGAACAAATGAACCAACCAATTACATACAAACTTCAGCTACAAAAACTACATCAGACTATAACTGGCCGAACCAGTCATTAATTACAAAGAAGCTTATGAATATACAATTGATCTTGAGCTGTATTAAATCTGTTAGACACTAAGTAAAGCCTATGTTTAGTAGTGAATTTAATATCCTGAACCAGATTCCAAACAGAGGAGGAGTAACCATCAAAGTAACATCTGTTTCTGTTGGCCCATATACTATAAATGGTTGCTGCAAACACCATGGTAACTATATTAGCCTTAGTACCTCTCCTAGCTCTAGTAAGCCAAACCAGCCAGCCCTTAAAATCCAAAGGCCAAGCTGCAAAACCCAACCAGTTAAAAATCAGATGAACCAGCCAAGATGAAAGACAACACTCAAAAAACAAGTGAGCATGATTCTCCTGGTAGCCATCACAGACCGGACACAACAGAGAGATCAAAGGGATATGCAGCCTATTAAGGTTATCCCTTGTTAGTAACTGAGAATTAATCACCTGCCACATCATAAACCTGTGTTTAGGAAGGATTAATCTGCTCCAAACAGTCTGAAAATACTCATCTTTTTGCTGAGTCAAAAGACTATTATATAGTTTCGAAGACAGGAACTTTCCCTTCATACCAGCAGCTGAAATGGCAGCAGAACTGAAGTAATTTTTCAGATGACACAATTTCCGCCAGTACCAGCTACAGTCCCCCTTTAAATCATAGTTCCAAAAGCTCTTATCTTTCAGATAAATGGAGTTAATCCATTTAACCCACAATAAGTCAGGCTTGGATGATAAGGCCCAAATATACTTAGCCAGAATAGACCGGTTCCACAAAGATCCATCTCTAAACCCCAAGCCACCATAAGCTTTGGGAAGGAAAACTTTTTGCCAAGAAGGGATATGTAATTTACTCCTCTGCCCAGAAACTCCCCAAAGGAACCCTCTACAAAGTCTTTCAACTTCCTTGACTACACTTTGGGGCAAAACAAAGATAGACATCCAATAGTTACGAAGCCCAAGAAGAACAGAGTTAATAAGTTGAATCCGGCCAGCAAAGGAGAGGTGTCTACTAGCCCAGTTCTGAATCTTCAATCTAAACTTCTGAATGAACACCTCACAATCTGTATGTTTCCATTTAGAAGGCCTCATTGGAACCCCAAGATATCTTAGGGGAAATGAACCCACTGCAAGGTTAATATCTTGAGAAATTCTATTTCTATCTGACATAGAGACTCCTCCGAAAAAAATCTGAGATTTACCAGTATTAATGTTCAAACCAGAAGCAATGGCAAAATCATCAAGCACCCTCTTAACACTCCTAACAGCTGGGAGAGTTCCCTTGCAAAAAATAAGCAAGTCATCTGCAAAACACAAATTAATGAGCTTTAAACTCTTGCACATCGGATGAAAACGAAAAAGGGAATTAAGCGCTGCATGTTGAAGACTTCTAGTCAAATACTCCATGATGAGAACAAATAAAAGAGGTGACATAGGATCACCTTGTCTCAGCCCCTTCCCCCCTTTAAACTTGCCTTGAATTCGACCATTCATCACTAGAAAAATAGGTGGTATTCCTAACACAAGACATAACCCAGCCTATAAACTTCATGGGGAACTTTAAAGCTTTCAACAAGCCTTCAAGAAACAGCCAATCTATGATATCGTAAGCTTTGCTCAAATCTATCTTAATAGCGCATCTCGAAGAAGTAGAAACTCTCCCATAATTTTTAATAAGATCTTGACAAATCATGATATTGTGAGCAATAGATCGACCTTGAATGAAAGCTCCTTGATTGGATTGAACAATATCTGGAAGAACAACTGCCAACCTCTTTCAAATCAACTTAGCCATGTATTTATACAGTGTGGAACAACAAGCTATTGGCCTATAGTCGACAGCCCTAGAAGGATTAGCAATCTTAGGAATCAAAGAAATGGTTGTTTCATGAAGCTTAGAAGGGAAATTGCCAGATTCAAAACAGTAAGAGATAGCCGAGCAAACCTCCTCACCTATCTTACTCCAGACAGCTTTAAAGAAGCCAGAACCATACCCATCAGGACCTGGGGATTTAGTATTAGGAATACTAAATAAAGCCTCCTGAATTTCCTTCTTAGAGAAAGGTCTCAAAAGCGAAGCTTGCTGCTCAACTGAAAGCTTCAGACCTAAGTCAATATGCTGCAAATTAACCCTGCCTGAAGCTGAACTTGGACTGCCTAAACAAGCTTTAAAATGACCCAGAAAATGAGATACCACTTCTGTATAGTTATCAACTAACTGCCCTTACTCTGTCATAAAAGAAACTATCCCATTCTCAGCCTTACGCTTCTTAAGAAACGCATGAAAAAAGGAAGTGTTCAGATCTCCTTGTCTTAACCAAGTTACTTTACTCCTTTGAATTAAAAAACTCTGATATAACCTCTCCTGAACAGAAAACTCCCCTGCTGCAGTCCTCTCAGCCTCTTGATAGCAAGAATCAAGGGGGTGAGCTTGAGCTTGCAACTGAGCAACTTGATAAGCATCCTTGGCCTTATGATAATTAGCTTGTAAATCTCCTATTCGGTccttattaaatttttttagacAGTGCTTAAGCCTCAACAACTTAAGAAAAATTGCATTCATACCATAAGCTGTAATTGGGCCTCTCCAGCTTTTTAAAACCAAATCATTGAAATCCTTGTGCTCTGCCCAGTAGTTGTAATAGTGAAAATTTTTGGAACCCAACTGCTCAGAATTTTGAAAACTAACCAGACAAGAATAGTGATCAGAGATGCCTTCCCATCTATAAATTGCTGTAGATTTAGAGAACAGATCCAGCCACTTTTCATTGCTCAAAACATGGTCAATTTTTGAATATATCCTTGCGGCACCCTCTTGGTTATTAGACCATGTGAAATAAGAGCCAATACCCCGAAGAGGTTCAACCTGAGCACCTGCCGACCAATTTAAAGGGTCATGTAATTCTGAGTCTGAAACAACCTTGCCTCCAACTCTGTCCTTACCTGAAAGAGGGGCATTAAAATCACCAAGATAAATCCAGGCTTTAGGCATGTGATAAGGTCTCTGTAACCCTTCCCAAAGACACCTCCTACCCTCAATCGAATTAAGACCATAAACAAATGTGACCCCAAATTCCTGCTGCAAACCCAACATCTTCACCTGACAATGAACTGCTTGAGAGGATTCCTCTAAAATAATGGTTTTAACAAACAATCTTCTCCACATAACTAAGACAAGACCTTCAATGATGGAACTAGTGTGATAGTCCCAGTTTGGAAAATGGTTCTCCATGAATTTACTAATTTTGCAACCCTTCAGTTTAGTCTCCAAAAGACCACAAATTCCCACTCTGTATTTATTACATAAAGCACTAACTGGGCTCtgtttatttactttatttagccCTCTAATATTCCAACTTAAGATGTTGTAGCTATCCATAGGAGGAGATAGGATTCAAACTGCCTTCCTTGTTAATCACCACTGTTTCTTGCAGAATTTCGAACTTGTTCAGATCTTTAGTTTTACGACTTGCATTATGAGCATGAGCATCTAACCTCTGTCCCTCCTTAGCATGTGTAGCAACTCTTTTTGGAGTTCTCCACGGATTAGTGACCGTACCTCTATCATTAGTGTCATCCTTGGTTTCCTTGCCTGAGAGAGAAGACCCCTCTAGATCCACCTTCTCTTTGTTTTTTCTTGAACATGCCTGATCCCCATCTTCTTTCATCTGTCCAACCTGCTGTTCCCCAGGTCCCTGCTCCTCCTCCGTTTGGGCCTCTGTTACTTTCATGACCCATTGAACTTTCTTCTCTTTCCTGCATTCTACCATTGAGTGCCCAAAGCCAGCACAGGTTTTACACTTTATCGGTAGCCATTCATACTCAACCCCCTGCTCCATGATCTGACCATGTTCATTAATGAACTGAATGCTCTTCGGAGGATTATCCGTGATTTCCATCTCAACCAAAACTCGAGCAAATTGCACACGAGACCATTCCCTAGTAAACTTGTCTACCATTATCGGCCTACCTATGGTGCTAACTAAAGCATTGAGGAATTTGCTACCCCAATACTGGAGCCCTAAATCTTGAAGGCGAATCCAAAGGGGAACTGTGCGAACCAGACGAACTGCACTCAAATCCGTTCTCCATGGCCGAACTATGACCGACTTCCTATCAAAATGGGTAAGGCCATGTTCAAGGACATGATCTCTTGTAGCATCATCATTGAACTTTACCATTGTTAGACCCATTGTCATTCTAGCTATCTGAGCTATCCCTAGGTGACCCCAAACCCTCTTGATGAATCCTTGAAAGACAACCATAGGTGGGTTGGCACCCAACACCATGCATATGACTGCCGAACTCCAATTTGCAGATTGCATTTTAACCTCCTCGGCATCGATTTGAGCAAGCTTCCATCCTTCTCTGAATAAAGGTTCAGTGAATTCAAGCTTCTGATTTGAAAATGAGAGATTACCAGCCTGAAATTTCTGCCATTGCTTCTGAGCTGATGCCTGATAGTCATTCGCCTCCACCTTGTCTGCCCATGACATTTGTTTTAAGGTCGACTCAGCCTGGTCTAATTCCTCGATCTGGACTTCTTGAGGATCAATATCGCCCAACCCTACGTTCTCATCACAAGGTCGAACCCCAAACTCTTCAGTTCCTTCTTCATCTACCCCTGTTTCAGCAACTTCCTTGCATACCTCCACTCGAGTGTTGTCCAGGCCATCAATTGTCAGATTCTCTTCCAGATTCAGCTGTTGCTCTTGCTCTCCTACGGGAGAAACTGGCTTCCGTAGTGGtttcttcttcttcgccatgggaGAGGGAAAAACCAGCACTTAGCCCTTTAATTACtttctctttttaatttcttGATATTTTATGCATTAAAAAGTATGATTTTATGCATGAAGAATAATGGTAAATTATGCATGATTTTGGAGTGTTTATGGTGTTTTCTTATCTGTATAAATAAATAGGAAGCATGTTAGTTACTAAATTGGTGTATGTTTTTAATTGGGATTTCTAAATTAGAGTTTCTATGTTAAAAATCCTTGCTATCTTCTTTGAGCATTTTCTGAGTTGTAGCTGTATTGTTGAGTGTCTAGGGTCTTGTCCTTAACAAAGAAACTCAGCAAGGAATTCTAGGGAGACAAGGACATTTAcatcaattgaggtaagaataGTGGACATATGCACATAGGGTGTATGTTTAAGCATACAACCTTGGTatattgtttgttattttatgtacTTATGTTTTGTAATTGGTTATTTTATGATAGTGTTGTTAGCATGAGAATAGAGCTAGAATGACTAGATAGTTGACATGCTTGAATGGTAGACTATATGTGTGTTCGATGTAACTGCTGCTTGTGTGAGGACAATACTTGCATGTATTATTATGGGTGAGTACAATTCATGGTAATGAGATGCCCCATGGAAATGCCAAGTGTGAGTATAGCGAAAGGGCAAATTACATTTCATGTTGACCAACATGGATGTGAGTTGACCAACATGGATGTGAGTTGATTATCGTATGTGAGTATAATGTGGGATATGAGACTGTGATGTATGTGTGTGAGTACAGCATGCATTGGATGTTTACTGTGGTATTATGTTTATATTGCATATGGTTAATTGTGAAGGAgttgttttatgcttatgttatctggtTTTggggttatgtcctacatagctcttcttacttggcgtcagctcacgggtactctgtgtgcaggtaaaggtaaggcaATACAGTGAGTGGTTTGGGCTTGAGGCATAGATCTTACATGTTAACGGTGGGTGGTGTCTTATAGTTTTAAAATGTTTCCGGATTGGAACGTTTTAGATTTAGTTTTTGTCTTGAAATAGTTTATTAATGTTGTTATTGTTTTTAGTTAAGTGTCAAACATTTTATtctaaataatgagatctcatgccTAGTTTTATTTCAATAATTAAGTTTTTTCTATTATAAATGTTTATTGATTTAAAAGGGGTTTCATAAGTAACATCTCAGGAAATTGAGGCGTTACATTTACTTACCCTTGGAGAccctaaaaaataaattttaaaatacacattttttttgttcttttttttttttattttgtttttctcttTTCTGTTTTCTCTTGTTTGCCAAAAATCAATCCCcttttttcattcttcttccttgCTCTCTTATAAGctgatttgtttatttatttattatttttaaccaCTTTAACGTAAAAGTGAAGAGAAGTAGGAAAGTGGAAAGTGGAGAGAACCTTTCCTCATTTTTCTCTCCATTTGACTGATACTTActctttttattttataaataaattattttcttttttaagttTTATgcgttttacaaaaaaaaaaaaaatcaatggtTTCCCCCTCAAACAAGTGCATGCCATTTATGTACACGTGCATTGCTTGAGAGTTTCTTTCTCTATCTTTTTGACCTTCTTTATTTCTTGTGTAGCATGTCTAATTTTGGAACTCTTGGCTATTAAAGCGCTCCTGATGAATATGGCAAATAGAATGGATTGGACCATCGTATCACCATTCTAAGTCATTGACAGAGGTTCAAGTTTCTAATGATCATCAAGACCATATTTCATTGCATAGAATTGAAGATGTATGCTCTGGTGACTTCTTATAGTATTCTTCTAATGAAGATAATGGTATTCAACATACTTGATGTTTTGGAGCTATTTTTCGGGCGTAGGTCCTTGGGAATGTTGACAATAAAGAAAATGGTGATGTAACTTACAAAGTAACAAGTGATTTCTTTCCAAGTATTCATTGTGTTTTGATGGAGAAAAAGGCATGCATTTATTTTGTCTTTCAAGGGCAGACCAATTTTATGCACTGCCTCATGGAGTGGACATAAGTTATATTGTGCCAGCATCGAGATGTTTTAAACAAAGCACAAATTTATGGGGACATTTCTATATCGATGTATCCTTTCTTCTTGGTTTTTAATGTGTTGCGAGCTTTTTCAGAGCTTTGGGGTCCTTTGTCTAACACCTTCCATCATAGTAGCGGTGAGATGGGGATTTATTTTTATTACTTGAAGGTCATTGTTGTTTGCCCATTTTAGGAATTCCCATGAAGAGTTCATCCCTCTCAACGAGAAGCTAATAGGCAGCGCTTCATATTTTTCTACCACTATGAAACATTTAAGAATCCATTCTCGAATCTGTGATTATTTTAAGAACATTGATGTGTCTTGGGAGCAATAGTTCAAGTTTTTCTACAGAGGGCCAAAGATTTTTAAAGATGTAAAAGGGGCTCGACTTCTAAGACCTCAAAGAAGTAGCCAAAGGAAAAGTAACAATCATTTTGACCTTCATTCTATTCCCTTGGAAACCTTAAAAGAATGTCGTCTTATAGCATTTTTGTCCTTATGGCTAAGTAGTTTTGTATTTCCTTATCAAGGTTTTAACATTAGACCTAAAACATTTTATGTGTCTTCACTTATGGCACATGGAATCTAAGTTTCCCTTGCACCCTCTTTTCTGGGTCACATTTATTGCGCTTTATATAATTCGACCATACATTTTTAGGAACGAGGCAAATGTTTTTTTTCCAATACATTATCTTATAGGTTGGTTCGCCGAGCATTTTCGTGATCTTTATAGCGGTTGGGGTCTTGTTGAGCAAGTATTATGGAGTTCCTGCTGAATTCAAACTCTGAATTGGGCTAGGCGTAATTTGAGAGAAGAAGATTATGTTATTCACTGGCCATATTCGTTTCCATCAAAAGAAGATCACAACTGTTTCGATAATGAGGACTTGTCTGATGAGAAATTTGAGCTATTGATATAATTGTGCTCATATATGTTACCTGTAAGAGTGGGCAACGATGTGTATTTGGAACCATACTATTCCAATAGATTTGCTCATCAATTTGGCTTTGATCAAGGTGTACCGTCAGATGAGTTTTGTTTGAGTATCCCTCAAGGAATGCAATGTAGGATAGGCAACATTACTAAAGCTTGGACCTTACTTTTGAGGAGGAATACAGGTATTTGTTTTCACATGGTTGTATTGTCGTTGGTGGGTGAGAAGTTTTTTTCCATACTTAGGAAGATCTATTAAAAGCATTCACACTAAGCTATCAAAACAACCCTATGCAGAGGAAGAACCAAAGTATGTAATCAAAGATATTCGCAGCATTTACTCTACACTCAACGAAGTTTTTGTAAGGTGAACTTCTTAGATTGATGATGCTGCTGGTGCCAATTATGCTGACATCGAATCAGACAGTGACAATACTTCAGACCTACATTTTGAAAAGAGGAAACATACAAAACATGATAGAGACATCACTTCCCCACTTACTCAAGATTCAAGAATTTCACCACCTGATGCTTTTCTTGGTATTTCCACCTTGAGAAAcgatgatcttgtttattttaaCGAGTTTGATGAACACATCAATGTCGAATTTTCTGCTAAGATCTTACCTCCAACAAATGTCGTTATGCTAGAACCAGTTTCATTTCTATATGTTTCAACTATTACTAACTGCAAATTAAAGGAATACACAAGGGAGTTCTTGATTGGCATCATGAAAGACATACTTTATATATTATTTCCTTCCCAACCAATACAAGACATTTTGAAAAGTCAAGATGAAGTGGTTAAGAAACTCAACTTACTGGACATTGTTTGTAAGACAATGGAGTTTGAGACACCATAAATTGCATGGTTTATTAGTTCTGTCAATGACTTAattaagagaaaagaaaaaaatgcaGCTGCTATCCAAGTGGTTGAGAGTTCCATAAATATTGATAACTCTCTTGACCATGATATAATTCGTCGCGATGAAGAGAATTTGGCTACCATGGATAAATTGTCTATATCTGTGTCGAGAAATAAAATAGTTTTGGAAGATCTTAAGATCAAGGAGGTAGAAATTATCGCAGTAGAAGTGGCGTTACAACAAAGACGGATTGATTATGAGATTGAAAAAACATCAGCCAAAATTGATATTTCTAGTCTTGAAGACTCCTTGAAGTAACATCAACAAATTGGTGAGAAGATAAAGCAATCAAAGCTTGAAGCTGGTGTGGAAAAATTCCATGAAGTCAAAAGAGCTAAACATGCAATTGAAGCTAAAGAAGAGGAATTTCAGAAAATCCACAATTCTTTGACCTCATTCCTCAAGATAGACAGAAGATCTCATCAAtcgttttcttttagtttcaaaacttttattattattattattttgtttaccAGCATTAGAGACTAATAGTAGTTTTGTCATTTAGATCTTTATGAACATAAACTCTATTGTTTGgaaaaattgttatttttttgtattttacgGCTACatctaaattaataatatttttttttagattcccTACGTACCCAAATTGAGATCAAGCCTTCcgtagttctttttttttttttgttgaagggcaatatgagttttttttttgtgtcTGGACCTAGTTATAAACTAGATTGCCTACATTCCCAAAGTAGGATCAAGTCTTTCGTAGTTTATTTCATACCTTTTTCGTTTTTTTTAAAGTGTGATCTACACATTAGGTGAAAACCTTTTTATTTAAGTGTAGAACTTCTTAATGAACTTTCTGTTTACGCATAGGTAAATGTGTCAGCCTTCTAAATCAGAAAGTTCATATGCCCCTTCTAGGAAGACCTTAGTACCAACATATGGTCCTTCCCATTTAGCTTcaaaatttcatttcatcattcTAGTTATAACAACCGATCTTATTATAGTCAACACCAAA contains the following coding sequences:
- the LOC133792021 gene encoding uncharacterized protein LOC133792021, encoding MENHFPNWDYHTSSIIEGLVLVMWRRLFVKTIILEESSQAVHCQVKMLGLQQEFGVTFVYGLNSIEGRRCLWEGLQRPYHMPKAWIYLGDFNAPLSGKDRVGGKVVSDSELHDPLNWSAGAQVEPLRGIGSYFTWSNNQEGAARIYSKIDHVLSNEKWLDLFSKSTAIYRWEGISDHYSCLVSFQNSEQLGSKNFHYYNYWAEHKDFNDLVLKSWRGPITAYGMNAIFLKLLRLKHCLKKFNKDRIGDLQANYHKAKDAYQVAQLQAQAHPLDSCYQEAERTAAGEFSVQESPSSASGRVNLQHIDLGLKLSVEQQASLLRPFSKKEIQEALFSIPNTKSPGPDGYGSGFFKAVWSKIGEEVCSAISYCFESGNFPSKLHETTISLIPKIANPSRAVDYRPIACCSTLYKYMAKLI